From Nitratidesulfovibrio vulgaris str. Hildenborough, a single genomic window includes:
- a CDS encoding efflux transporter outer membrane subunit, whose protein sequence is MIRRMTAMLLGAALLSGCAIGPDYQRPGMDLPSAWRAESADAGMVAGEKWWTLFGDATLDALEEEALAANGDLATAMANVDASRAQLTVATSYLLPSITGQGSSVRQRGSERGQNPPVEGREVTDLHKASALASFELDLWGKYRRAHEAARAGLLGTEAAYATVRLAVVSQVAQSYFGLRAADRQLDIARQTLTSREESLKIREARFNSGLTSELDYRQAQAETASARASVRQLEQAVAAAETALSSLLGRSPRDIVERSPERGLDIETFAVPPQIPAGLPAGLLARRPDVARAEADLHYATASIGVAKADLLPAISLTGLMGYESIDLTRLVSSSSGTWSYGASATMPLLDFGRTLANIDMADAKQRAALAAYEQAVRDAFRETQDALVANRKTRQVVDAQATQVAALERSLTLARLRYENGYSSYLEVLDAERSLFQAQLNLVEARRNQLDAVVQVCKSLGGGWKAPGEEGADATGAAEAASGDADDAAPQGVAPTPPRTEG, encoded by the coding sequence ATGATACGGCGCATGACCGCGATGCTGCTTGGCGCCGCCCTGCTTTCGGGCTGCGCCATCGGCCCCGACTATCAGAGGCCCGGTATGGACCTGCCCTCCGCATGGCGTGCTGAAAGCGCCGATGCGGGCATGGTGGCGGGCGAGAAATGGTGGACGCTCTTCGGGGACGCCACACTCGACGCCCTTGAAGAGGAGGCGCTGGCGGCCAACGGCGACCTTGCCACGGCCATGGCCAACGTGGATGCTTCGCGGGCACAGCTCACCGTGGCGACATCGTACCTGCTGCCCTCCATCACCGGTCAGGGTTCGTCGGTACGCCAGCGCGGTTCGGAGCGTGGACAGAATCCGCCCGTCGAAGGCCGCGAGGTGACCGACCTGCACAAGGCTTCGGCCCTTGCCTCGTTCGAACTCGACCTGTGGGGCAAGTACCGCAGGGCGCATGAGGCCGCACGTGCCGGACTTCTCGGCACCGAGGCCGCCTATGCCACGGTGCGGCTTGCCGTGGTGTCGCAGGTGGCGCAGTCGTACTTCGGCTTGCGTGCCGCAGACAGGCAGCTCGACATCGCCCGCCAGACCCTCACCTCGCGTGAGGAGTCGCTCAAGATACGAGAAGCCCGCTTCAACTCGGGGCTCACCTCCGAGCTCGACTACCGGCAGGCACAGGCCGAGACGGCCTCCGCAAGAGCTTCCGTGCGGCAACTCGAACAGGCCGTGGCCGCTGCCGAGACGGCACTCTCGTCGCTGCTGGGACGCAGCCCGCGTGACATCGTCGAGCGCAGCCCCGAACGCGGTCTCGACATCGAGACCTTCGCCGTGCCGCCGCAGATTCCCGCCGGGTTGCCCGCCGGGCTTCTGGCCCGTCGTCCTGACGTGGCGCGCGCCGAGGCCGACCTGCATTATGCCACCGCCTCCATCGGCGTGGCCAAGGCCGACCTCCTGCCCGCCATCTCCCTGACGGGGCTCATGGGGTATGAGAGCATAGACCTCACCCGTCTCGTGTCCTCGTCATCGGGGACCTGGAGTTACGGGGCCAGCGCCACCATGCCGTTGCTCGACTTCGGGCGTACCCTCGCCAACATCGACATGGCCGACGCCAAGCAGCGTGCGGCACTCGCCGCCTATGAGCAGGCCGTGCGTGACGCCTTCCGCGAGACGCAGGACGCCCTCGTGGCCAATCGCAAGACGCGGCAGGTGGTGGATGCACAGGCCACGCAGGTGGCGGCGCTCGAGCGTTCGCTCACTCTCGCGCGACTCCGCTATGAGAACGGCTATTCCAGCTACCTCGAAGTGCTCGATGCGGAGCGCAGCCTCTTTCAGGCCCAACTGAACCTGGTAGAGGCCCGGCGCAACCAGCTGGATGCGGTGGTGCAGGTCTGCAAGTCGCTTGGCGGAGGATGGAAGGCCCCCGGCGAAGAGGGCGCGGATGCTACAGGGGCGGCAGAGGCCGCTTCCGGCGACGCCGATGACGCCGCCCCGCAGGGTGTTGCCCCCACCCCTCCCCGGACGGAGGGCTAA
- a CDS encoding MarR family winged helix-turn-helix transcriptional regulator, with product MGLDYPSWQMVEENPREGFGMTVGEVARQWRILLDARLKPLGLSFSRWAVLVTLHFEGPMSQVELARYIGVEAPSLVRQLDKLEKEGLVRRVQHPADRRIKVVEIDPRAFSICEKVRAMALQLRDEVFEGIDEPTIRAAHQALLTIRDRMARMQA from the coding sequence GTGGGCCTTGACTATCCCTCCTGGCAGATGGTGGAGGAGAACCCCCGTGAAGGGTTCGGCATGACCGTCGGGGAAGTGGCCCGCCAGTGGCGCATCCTGCTGGATGCACGGTTGAAGCCGCTGGGGCTCTCCTTCTCACGGTGGGCCGTGCTGGTCACCCTGCATTTCGAGGGGCCCATGTCGCAGGTCGAGTTGGCACGCTACATAGGGGTCGAGGCTCCTTCGCTGGTGCGCCAGCTGGACAAGCTCGAAAAGGAAGGTCTGGTGCGTCGTGTCCAGCATCCCGCAGACAGACGCATCAAGGTCGTCGAGATAGACCCCAGGGCCTTCTCCATCTGCGAAAAGGTGCGCGCCATGGCGCTGCAGCTGCGCGACGAGGTGTTCGAAGGTATCGATGAACCCACCATCCGTGCAGCCCATCAGGCCTTGCTGACCATACGCGACCGCATGGCCCGTATGCAGGCATAG
- a CDS encoding nucleoside deaminase, with protein sequence MHDARFVERMLDVIEQDIVPLTAHGVRIGCKVFGAAVLRRDDLSLVLAGTNHEALSPLWHGEIWTIRQFYEMQGHPDPADCVFLSTHQPCCMCASALAWSGFREVYYLFGYEHTGEDFNIPHDQRMIREMFGCTEPAAETSYTTSRSLVQMMDALPEAASLRARFERVRATYAALSDTYQRGEKRMVLK encoded by the coding sequence ATGCACGACGCACGTTTCGTGGAAAGGATGCTGGATGTCATCGAGCAGGACATCGTTCCCCTCACCGCCCACGGTGTCCGCATCGGCTGCAAGGTCTTCGGCGCGGCGGTGCTGCGGCGCGACGACCTCTCGCTGGTGCTGGCAGGCACCAACCATGAGGCCCTTTCCCCCCTGTGGCATGGCGAGATATGGACGATACGCCAGTTCTACGAGATGCAGGGACACCCCGACCCGGCGGATTGCGTCTTCCTGTCCACGCATCAGCCGTGCTGCATGTGCGCCTCGGCGCTGGCGTGGTCGGGTTTCCGCGAGGTCTACTACCTCTTCGGGTACGAGCATACGGGCGAGGACTTCAACATCCCCCACGACCAGCGCATGATACGCGAGATGTTCGGGTGCACCGAACCTGCGGCGGAGACGAGCTACACCACCAGCCGTTCGCTGGTGCAGATGATGGACGCCTTGCCGGAAGCCGCCTCGTTGCGAGCCCGGTTCGAACGTGTGCGGGCCACCTATGCCGCACTCTCCGACACCTATCAGCGGGGCGAGAAGCGCATGGTGCTGAAATAG
- a CDS encoding cyclic 2,3-diphosphoglycerate synthase, with protein MKDAAIVTGRPTPPESPGATDLHGRDRHQEGPRNVVIMGAAGRDFHNFNMLYRHAPEVRVLAFTAAQIPDIAGRNYPAVLAGPAYPEGIPVIAEEELSTYCLGVRLDEVVFAYSDVSHEEVMHKASRALACGADFTLVSPSRTMLVAHRPVVAVCAVRTGCGKSPVTRHVADTLRHEGLRVVVVRHPMPYGDLAAQAVQRFASVQDMDDARCTIEEREEYEHLVEAGLVVYAGVDYERILAQAEAEADVIIWDGGNNDTPFFRPDVHITLCDALRPGHEVGYHPGETNLRMAHIVVVNKADDARPEQVARVCVNAAAANPGALLLGGASRVTVDTPDAIAGKRVLVVEDGPTLTHGGMPFGAASVAARVFGAAQTVDPWPHAAPSLRATREAYPHLDRALPAMGYSPEQVRDLADTISATPCDLVLSGTPVDLARLIVMTRPHLRVRYTFEDAPLPCTTGAPTETWGNTPDTPETSGRPDRHGIAEGTGLRTTLAQAVLDRIMPLVRKGID; from the coding sequence ATGAAGGACGCTGCGATTGTCACCGGCAGGCCGACACCCCCGGAATCCCCAGGCGCTACCGACCTGCACGGTAGAGACCGGCACCAAGAGGGCCCGCGCAACGTGGTCATCATGGGGGCGGCAGGGCGCGACTTCCACAATTTCAACATGCTCTACCGGCACGCGCCCGAAGTGAGGGTGCTGGCCTTCACAGCCGCGCAGATACCCGACATCGCGGGCCGCAACTACCCCGCGGTGCTTGCGGGCCCCGCCTACCCCGAGGGCATCCCCGTCATCGCCGAAGAGGAACTTTCCACCTATTGTCTCGGCGTGCGTCTCGACGAAGTGGTCTTCGCCTACAGCGACGTCTCCCACGAGGAGGTCATGCACAAGGCTTCGCGTGCGCTGGCCTGCGGTGCCGACTTCACGCTGGTCTCGCCCTCGCGCACCATGCTGGTCGCCCATCGGCCCGTCGTGGCCGTGTGCGCGGTGCGCACGGGGTGCGGCAAGTCGCCCGTGACGCGCCACGTGGCCGACACGTTGCGGCACGAGGGGTTGCGTGTGGTGGTGGTACGGCATCCCATGCCCTACGGCGACCTCGCTGCGCAGGCGGTGCAGCGTTTCGCCTCCGTACAGGACATGGACGACGCACGCTGCACCATCGAGGAACGCGAAGAGTATGAACATCTCGTCGAAGCCGGACTGGTGGTCTACGCCGGGGTGGACTACGAACGCATCCTCGCCCAAGCCGAAGCCGAGGCCGATGTCATCATCTGGGACGGCGGCAACAACGACACGCCATTCTTCCGGCCCGACGTGCACATCACCCTGTGCGACGCGCTGCGCCCCGGTCATGAGGTCGGCTACCATCCGGGCGAGACCAACCTGCGCATGGCGCACATCGTGGTGGTGAACAAGGCCGACGATGCCAGACCTGAACAGGTGGCCCGCGTCTGCGTCAACGCAGCCGCCGCCAATCCCGGCGCCCTGCTGCTTGGAGGGGCCTCACGCGTGACGGTCGACACCCCCGACGCCATCGCTGGCAAACGCGTCCTTGTGGTGGAGGACGGCCCCACCCTCACCCATGGCGGCATGCCCTTCGGGGCCGCCAGCGTGGCCGCACGCGTCTTCGGCGCAGCACAGACCGTCGACCCGTGGCCCCATGCCGCACCGTCGCTACGGGCCACCCGCGAAGCCTATCCGCACCTCGACCGGGCCCTGCCCGCCATGGGCTATTCGCCGGAACAGGTGCGCGACCTTGCCGACACCATCTCCGCCACACCCTGCGACCTCGTCCTTTCGGGTACGCCTGTCGACCTCGCAAGGCTCATCGTCATGACGCGCCCACACCTGCGGGTGCGCTACACGTTCGAGGACGCACCTCTCCCCTGTACGACCGGGGCACCGACTGAGACGTGGGGTAACACCCCCGACACGCCCGAGACCTCCGGAAGGCCCGACAGGCACGGCATCGCAGAAGGGACAGGGCTGCGGACGACGCTGGCACAGGCCGTACTCGACCGTATCATGCCGCTGGTGCGAAAGGGCATCGATTGA